In Rhineura floridana isolate rRhiFlo1 chromosome 6, rRhiFlo1.hap2, whole genome shotgun sequence, one genomic interval encodes:
- the IVNS1ABP gene encoding influenza virus NS1A-binding protein has protein sequence MIPNGYLMFEDENFIESSVAKLNALRKSGQFCDVRLQVCGHEMLAHRAVLACCSPYLFEIFNNDSDSHGVSHVKFDDLNPEAVEVLLNYAYTAQLKADKELVKDVYSAAKKLKMERVKQVCGDYLLSRMNVETCISYRNFASNMCDSRLLNKIDSYIQEHLLQISEQEEFLKLPRLKLEVMLEDNVSLPSNGKLYTKVINWVQRSIWENGDSLEDLMEEVQTLYYSADHKLLDGNLLDGQAEVYGSDDDHIQFVQKKPPRENDLKQISSSSSGSLSPNSAVQTPKHEWKIVASEKTSNNTYLCLAVLDGVFCVIFLHGRNSPQSSPSSTPRLMKSLNFEIRSGDLIEKPMSPMQYARSGLGTAELGSKLIAAGGYNREECLRTVECYDPRKDYWTFTAPMRTPRARFQMAVLMGQLYVVGGSNGHSDDLSCGEMYDPEIDDWTPVPELRTNRCNAGVCALNGKLFVLGGSDPYGQKGLKNCDVFDPITKSWASCASLNIRRHQSAVCELGGHLYIIGGAESWNCLNSVERYNPENNTWTLIAPMNVARRGAGVAVLDGKLFVGGGFDGSHAVSCVEMYDPAKNEWKMMGSMTVPRSNAGFATVANTIYAVGGFDGNEFLNTVEVYNPGSNEWSPYTKVYKF, from the exons ATGATTCCTAATGGCTATTTGATGTTTGAAGATGAAAACTTCATTGAGTCATCTGTTGCCAAGCTAAATGCTTTGCGAAAAAGTGGCCAATTCTGTGATGTGAGGCTCCAG GTGTGTGGACATGAGATGTTGGCACACAGAGCAGTACTAGCTTGCTGCAGTCCTTATCTGTTTGAAATCTTCAATAATGACAGCGACTCGCATGGAGTTTCCCATGTAAAATTTGACGATCTTAATCCGGAAGCTGTTGAAGTCTTGTTAAATTATGCCTACACTGCTCA ATTGAAGGCTGATAAAGAACTGGTCAAAGATGTATACTCCGCAGCAAAGAAGCTGAAGATGGAGAGAGTCAAGCAG GTTTGTGGAGATTATTTGCTCTCCAGAATGAATGTTGAAACCTGCATCTCATATCGAAACTTTGCAAGCAACATGTGTGATTCACGCTTATTGAACAAGATTGATAGTTACATTCAGGAGCACTTGTTACAGATCTCTGAGCAGGAAGAATTTCTTAAACTGCCACGTTTAAAG ctgGAGGTCATGCTTGAAGACAATGTTAGCTTGCCCAGCAATGGCAAACTATACACAAAGGTAATCAACTGGGTGCAACGAAGCATCTGGGAGAATGGAGACAGTCTGGAAGATCTGATGGAAGAG GTTCAAACCTTGTACTACTCAGCTGATCACAAGCTGCTTGATGGAAATCTGCTAGATGGACAGGCTGAGGTGTATGGCAGTGATGATGACCACATTCAGTTTGTGCAG AAAAAGCCACCCCGTGAGAATGATCTCAAGCAGATAAGTAGCAGTTCCTCTGGAAGTCTTTCTCCAAATTCAGCAGTGCAGACTCCTAAACACGAGTGGAAAATTGTTGCTTCAGAAAAGACCTCAA ATAATACCTACCTATGTCTTGCTGTCCTGGATGGTGTGTTTTGTGTGATTTTCCTTCATGGACGTAACAGTCCCCAGAGTTCTCCATCCAGCACTCCAAGATTGATGAAAAGTTTGAATTTTGAGATTCGATCAGGTGACCTTATAGAAAAGCCGATGTCTCCTATGCAGTATGCTCGGTCTGGATTGGGAACAGCAGAACTTGGCAGCAAGCTCATAGCTGCAG GTGGCTATAACAGAGAAGAATGTTTGCGCACTGTAGAATGTTATGACCCCCGAAAGGATTACTGGACTTTTACTGCCCCAATGAGAACACCAAGAGCTCGGTTTCAAATGGCAGTTTTAATG GGGCAACTATACGTTGTTGGTGGGTCAAATGGCCATTCAGACGACTTGAGCTGTGGGGAAATGTATGATCCAGAGATCGATGATTGGACTCCTGTTCCAGAACTCAGAACCAACCGTTGCAATGCAG GAGTATGTGCCCTGAATGGAAAGCTGTTTGTTCTTGGTGGCTCAGATCCTTATGGTCAGAAGGGACTGAAAAACTGTGACGTCTTTGATCCTATAACAAAATCTTGGGCAAGCTGTGCTTCACTCAATATTC GTAGGCATCAGTCTGCTGTATGTGAGCTTGGTGGACATTTGTACATCATTGGAGGAGCTGAATCTTGGAACTGCCTTAATAGTGTGGAGCGTTACAATCCAGAAAACAATACCTGGACACTAATAGCTCCTATGAATGTGGCTAGGCGTGGAGCTGGTGTTGCTGTACTTGATG GAAAGCTCTTTGTTGGTGGTGGCTTTGATGGTTCACATGCAGTTAGCTGTGTGGAGATGTATGACCCTGCTAAGAATGAGTGGAAGATGATGGGCAGTATGACCGTTCCAAGAAGCAATGCCGGTTTTGCAACAGTTGCCAACACTATCTATGCAGTGGGAGGATTTGATGGCAATGAATTTCTGAACACAGTTGAAGTCTACAATCCAGGGTCAAATGAATGGAGTCCATACACGAAGGTCTACAAATTTTGA